The following is a genomic window from Hymenobacter monticola.
TGCCAGCCCATTGGCGAGCCGGCCTCAATGGCCACGCGCTTGCGCACCGCCGGCGGCAGCACCTGCTGGCGGTAGGCCAGCGGCTGCTTTTCGAATAACTCCCACGAAGGCATGCTGACCACGCAGGTAGGCACGCCCTGCGCTTCCAGTTCGGCTTGCGCCTGCATGGCCAGCGCCACCTCCGAGCCCGTGGCCAGCAACAGCAGCTCCGGTGTGCCGCCGGCTGCTTCGCTCAGCACGTAGGCCCCGCGGGCCACGCCCTCGCGCGCCGAGCCGTACCGCTGCTGGTCGAGCACAGGCAGCTTCTGGCGCGACAGGATGAGCACCACCGGCGACTTGGGCAGGGTCAGGGCCACGCGCCAGGCTTCCACGGTTTCGTTGGCATCGGCGGGGCGCAGCACCACCACGTTGGGGATGGTGCGCAGGGCCGCCACGTGCTCCACCGGTTGGTGCGTGGGGCCGTCCTCGCCCAGCCCGATGCTGTCGTGCGTGAACACAAACGTCACCGCCGACTCGGCCAGCGCCGACAGCCGAATGGCGCCGCGCATGTAGTCCGAAAACGTGAGAAACGTGCCGCCGTAAGCCCGCACGCCGCCGTGATGGGCCATGCCGTTGAGGGCCGCGCCCATGGCATGCTCGCGCACCCCAAACCACACGTTGCTGTGCTGGTAGCTGCCGGGCTGGAAGCTCACGGCGCCGCTGGTGGGCATCTCGTTCGAGCTGGCCAAATCGGCCGAGCCGCCAAACAGGTAGGGCACGGTTTGCTTGAGTGCATTCAGCGCTTTGCCCGATGCCTGACGGGTAGCCAGGGCGCCGTCGGCGGGCGTGAAAAGTGGCAGCGAGGCGTCCCAGCCTGCGGGGAGCACCCCCGCAAACGAATCCCGTAGCAAGTCCCACCTTTCTGGGTATTTCTGCTGGAATGCCTCGGTTTTGTGCTGCCATTCGTGTTGAAGGCGCGCGCCGCGCTGCCCGGCCTCGGCCAGGTGCGTGCGCACGTCTTCGGGTACTATGAAACTGGCTTCGGGGTCGAAGCCAAAAAAGGTCTTGGCGGCTTTCAGGTTGGCTTCGCCCAGCGGCGAACCATGCACCTTGCTGGTGCCTTCCTGCGGGCTGCCGTAACCAATAATGGTCTTGATGGAAAT
Proteins encoded in this region:
- the tkt gene encoding transketolase; translation: MSDHFPSLPQHSVNTIRLLSVDMVQAANSGHPGLPLGAAPMAYVLFSRFLRFNPQDPKWPNRDRFVLSAGHGSALLYSLLHLYGYDLSLDDLKAFRQLHSRTPGHPESNITPGVEVTTGPLGQGFANGVGMAMAEAHLAAVYNEPGHELMDHFTYAIVSDGDLMEGIAAEAASLAGHLKLGKLIYLYDDNDICLDGPTNLSYTEDALARFDAYGWHTQRVTDGNDLDAIEAAIRAAQAETERPSLISIKTIIGYGSPQEGTSKVHGSPLGEANLKAAKTFFGFDPEASFIVPEDVRTHLAEAGQRGARLQHEWQHKTEAFQQKYPERWDLLRDSFAGVLPAGWDASLPLFTPADGALATRQASGKALNALKQTVPYLFGGSADLASSNEMPTSGAVSFQPGSYQHSNVWFGVREHAMGAALNGMAHHGGVRAYGGTFLTFSDYMRGAIRLSALAESAVTFVFTHDSIGLGEDGPTHQPVEHVAALRTIPNVVVLRPADANETVEAWRVALTLPKSPVVLILSRQKLPVLDQQRYGSAREGVARGAYVLSEAAGGTPELLLLATGSEVALAMQAQAELEAQGVPTCVVSMPSWELFEKQPLAYRQQVLPPAVRKRVAIEAGSPMGWHKYATDEGTVIAMNRFGESGPGEAVMELFGFSVENVVKQAQWVLAGQPAEEEAKEVLS